The genomic DNA CAAGCCTTCCTATGAGACGCTGGTACATCCCTTTTTCCACTGGCACTCATTGGTGTTTTCTTCAAGCTTATGGTTAGCATCCACATCCACTCATCCCGGTTTCCTTTAGTCAGTCTAACATACACTTCCTTAGCATTGTTTATAACTTGAAAAAAGCTTTTCACCTATaaagtacttttcaaactctACCTAACACTACTTTAGTAGCTTACTCAAAACCTCCATGAATCGAATCTCCAAATTACCATCAATAATTGAAGTGAGAGAGTTTGGCAACAATGGTAAAGATGAAGTTCAAGATTATGTCTGCCTACTGATATGGATTATCAtcaataattttgtttttatctAAAAACCAGTAAATAGCAGTACCAACTACTCAGCTGCAAGTTCCGGTACcttacaaaaataaaattcaagaaGTAGACAGTTAAGTTATTACGGAAATTAAACTACTACTCCACAATACAACAAATTTGTATACTTCAGCCCACAAAAGTACTATGGTTTACGATCTTTTTAACAAGCCAGGactcatattattattatataaatcaaAAGAAAATTGGTATAGCTTTTTCTTTCCTGCAGATTTCATTTGCTTATGAATTTACATTACATGGCAGCTGCTTTCAAACAGAGCCAACAAACTACTAAGAATTTACATTTGCCACCCTCAATCCCTCCCACACACCACAAATGGCACGttataagcaaaaaaaaaaaattgaagtaaaATCAACTGAAATATATATCATAAAGgagggaaaaataaaagaaaacccaATCCGAACTCTCTACTTATGCCATTTCTGCTTCCCTCAACTCTTGATGAACAATGGAAAGCCGAACATAATATGATCCACTGAGATCATCCCAATAATCGGGACTGCAACCTTGCCAAAGACTTACATGTACATATGGTTATTTCACTGTGTTAATGAGCCAAGTCCTCACTCCCAACACCAAAACTAGATTTGTCTATCATGCGCACATTGTATTGCTCATATACCCTTGCTCTGTTCTCTGCCCACCATTGTTCCGCTTGTTTCTCGCTAAACCGCTTCTTACTGCATTTAAAGTTTCATAAACCATTTATTTCTCTTCAACCTTGGATGGTTACACAAATCAAGGGTAGTCTAAACAGACATGGTTATTTCCAGGCCATTAAATGTGTCTGGGTGTGGGTGAGGAAATAGGAGTGTTAGCGTTGTAGTTTAAATTAAATCATATCAACAAgcttttcactcaatttagtcccattCACTTAGTTCAGAGGCCAAAAACACGGGTTACAAGCTTAGCACTTAGGGATGCATTTAGGAGTAAAATTCAAAGATTATGTTCACTTACCCGTTCTTCAAAGCCAAGCATGAATATCAGTTGATTTTCACATGCTTAGATAATGCCAAACATCTGACATCAGGCTAGTTTATGAACACTTAAAGTCATCCTACTTGAATTTGCTTACTACAAGCAGAAATGTCCTCCCCATCAAACCACTCCCACTTCCCCATTATTTCAGATTGATTTTCTACAAAATCTAGAACTGCCAAAGAGAGTAGTAAAAACACATACCTGAAACGAACTCGCTTGAGATCCTTGGCACCTCCTGGTAGCGAGGTAAGTGTTATATACACACCAGGTTCATCTTGCTCAACCCATTCATTCTCATTTCTAGATTCACTCTCTTTTGTTCTACCTCCACTTTTTGTTGCTGGTTCAATATGGCTTTGTTTGTTATGGCCAGAACTACGAGTACTCGCAATGCTAGATCCATTAGAAAGCAACTGGCTGTTCAATACATTTGAATCTTGTTCTTGGCACACTAGTTGACCATTCAATCTGTCAATTGAAACACTAGAGACATCACCGGAAGCACGGTTGGAGCCAAGCGAAGTAAATGAAGGTGATTTGATGCTCCGTGCAGCCCCCATAGGCAATCTTTCAGCCATATCCTTTAACTGTTCACATAAATTATCATCCACATCAGTCAAAAGACACTATTAAAATATTGAATGTCCAACTAATCACTTAACTAACTCTAGTGATACACTGAGAAAGTATATAAACAATAGAGCAGAATAAAGAATATGTAATGCACCGGTAACACCATGCATCATGGCTAATACATTTAATACAAAAGCATTTAATATGCAATTGAAAAAATGATATATATTAGTGGCAGTTTAGAAGAAGGATTCAGATTTCAGAAGCTAattattcaaaattaattttgTCTTGATTTACAACAGCAGAACAGGCCAGCCATCTGTTAAACCAGAAAACAAGGAAAAATAATCCACTAAAAGTGTAGTATAATCGAACTTGGGCATGCTTGTGATCTCGTGACATGCTCAGAGTCACAGTCCACCACAACCTgcaaaatatttctacttcagaccCATTGGGCCTCATGATTAAATTCCAGATAATGAAACCCCATAAGTGAAAATGATGTGAATTGTTCAATTGAACTCTATACACAGCCAATGAGGGATTCAAGGCTCCCTATCAAGACATGACATCCTATCCAGTCCAACAGGTGCCCACTATCCTCGTGGCACATTGCTAGTATCCCCCAAAGCCAGCTTGGTATCTAATGTCACCGTCCAGACCAACTTACAAGGTATTTTACCCATTTTAGCCTATTTGGCACTGCTGTTAGTCCTACAAAATGTGCCTTACTGGCTGAAAATAGTGTAACAGTAGAACACAGCCAATCAGAAATTTGAGGCTTCCTTTTCGGACCATGGCACTAAGTTTGTTGCATTATGGTAAGCAGAGAGATTCAGATATAAATAAGAGGAAACCACAGTATAAAAACTGGGGAAAATGACTTGATAAAGCTAAGAAAAGAACAGAGGACAAAAAATGTATTTCAAAGCAATAATCACTCCTAATACATTGCAATTCAGAGATAACAGATGAAGTTTTATGAATATAAATATCCATGGATAACAAACAAACATAAATCCATCTTACTTGGGCAGTAAGTGACTTGATTACTTCCTTTGCCGCTTTGCATTTTGCAGTCTCCTCATCTGCAATTGCTATAGCCTCCTTCAGCTGTTTCGTTGTTTTCTCCAGCTCAACTTCTTGAAGTTGTGCTTTACGTGTAAGATTCTCCACCTGAGATAAAAGAATGGTAAGACATAAAAGCATAAGCACTGAATAACCTGTGAAGCAAGTTAAACAATCTTACAGAATAAAGAAAACAAGAGTAGATCTTCTATACTGTAAAATGTCCTGCAAAAGTTAGAAAATATCATCTACTTTCCCAGCCCATTTTTAGCTCTTAGATTTTACTCCTTCCTCATTTGTTGACATATTATCTGTGAGAGAAATCTTAGAGCTTGCAGAATTTATTGTAAAATAGGAAGTCATATCTTGACCATTATTCTGAAAATAAGACTTTATTACAGTGCATAGCAGAGGCACCTTTTTTGATGCATTCACACAGTTGCTTTGAACAGAAATATATAATCCATGCTCATCTGTTATCTAGGTCCAACAAATATCAATTTTACCATCTAAAACACTAAGCGAGATGGGTTCTCATGATCTAACCACTCTCACAGTTCAATGACACAATATAATGTTTTCAAATTCTTTATCAAGCTTATTTCACCTTAGCTAAAGACACATTAAACTGTAAAATGTAAACCCTGTAGGGCACTGCAATTTATTTAGGTATCATTTGGCaccatattttgcaacttttcttTTTgctcaaaaaaatcaaaaagaaaacgtgtctgaatataaaaggttttgtttcttgaaaagttaaaaattaaaaaagttttaacttttggtcaaaaaatttattatattaattcttACCTTTATTAAGAATGATTACGTTAGGATTTCTGCTGCTTTCAAATCACTTGTTCATTTTTAatcaatatgatttttttttccttttgaatCTTTTAGCAATTTGTAGGCAAAATTTAAATAGGAAAATACAAGGAGCACAACAGCAATCAAAGGGAACATTAGTTAAGAAAtgaaacacaaaaaataaatctCCACAAGAGCAATGAGAATTGCAAAAGGCATAATACCTGAGATCTTAATCTAACAACCTCTTGACTAAGGTTATCATTGGTCCTCTTAGCATCATCAACAACTATTTTTGGAGAGGTGAGGCCTCCAAGAGTTGGAGTTGGTGTAGTTGAACGAGGAGGGCTAGGACGtcttgatattggtgatgttgcACGAGAAACAATTCTTGATCCAGGAACAGAAGCTGAGAAAAATTTCTTGGATGATCCAAATACCGGATTAAAAGATTTAGAAATATTAAGTGCTCCCCACTGGGAGCCTCCATTTGGAACTGGCGAAACTCGACTACTATTAAATTCTAGCTTCTTGTTCCTCTTTGATCGGCTTTCTCCTTGCTTTAATGATTCCATTGACGAAAATCTAGCAAGTTGTGCACGAGTTTTGAATTCCACCTTATCATCTTTATCAACAAATTCACTAGTCCCCTGATTTATGCTTCCTCTTCTACTTACAGAAGATTGCGATGACGCCTCAGTTTCAATGGCTTTCCTCAGCTTATTAAAACAATTGTCACATACTCGATAGGGTTTGTTGGGATTAGGAGCCATTGAAGCCTTGAGACATTTCTTACAGCTACATGCATGACAAAAGGCCAGTCCACAATTATAACAATTGTGACGTTTTCGTTTGAAGTTAAAGGGGAGGCGACAACCAGAACACATGGACTGATCAATGCCGGAAACCCATTTATGGAGACAGATTGCTGCAGTGAAGTTGGTGCCACAAGCAATACTTTTGACTTGCTTGTCTTTCAGAGCTTCTAACAAAGTTGGGGTGTTTCTATCATCAGCATCCCCATGACCTAATCGACCGTTTGCTCCCTTCCCCCAAGTATAGACTTCAGTTCTGGAAGTCAAAGCTGCAACATGATAAGCACCACAAGAAATTTCCTCAACAAAACTCTTGGAAAGCTTTCCTTCAACACGGGTAGGAACCTTTCCATCAGCCTGGGGATTTCCCAGCTGGCCATAAACAGAACTTCCCATAGTGTATACATGCCCTGATGTTGTAAGGACAACTGTCAGACTGTGTCCACAAGCAACTTGACAAAAGTTTGGTTCAACAAGAGCAGCAACACAAGTAGGAACAAGTTTTGTTTCTTTATCACCATGCCCAAGACGACCTTTATCCCCATCTCCCCACGTAAATAGCTTCCCCGAGGAACAGTTGCTAGAACTCGAATTTCCTGCCATGACTTCAACAACTGCAGCAGTATGCCACACTCCACAAGCTGCTCTCACAGTGCGGAGCCCCTTTAGGGATTCCACTTCCCTTGGTATTGAGACACTATTACGATCTCCATGACCCAAAACGCCAAATGTGCCATCACCAAAAGTAAACAATTGACCAGCAGAGGTTACTACAGCTGTATGCCAGGGGCCACAAGAGATTGACGAGACATGTATGCCCTCCAAGGGTCCATTCACTCGTTTTGGCACCCAATGACTTACTTCATTTCCATGACCAAGAAGACCAAAATTATACATGCCGTCACCCCATGTGTACAAATCACCTGAAAGTGTTACAGCACAAGTATGGTACTCACCACACGCTACAAGCTCAATATTGGTATTACTAAGGGCATCAATAAGCTTTGGATGCAAAACATCAGTGTCTACACCATGCCCAAGTTGACCTCCAGATTCCTCTCCCCAGGAGAAAACTTCCCCCTGCTTGGTTACCAAGGCAGCATGTCGACCACCACAGGCAATATTCTGGACATCGAGTACAACTGCAGATTCTAAAGCCTTAGGCAAAAAGGAATCCATTTTAATACCACAACTGTCAACTTTATGAAGTCCACCACCCAAAACACCATCCCCAGTGCCTTCACCCCA from Gossypium arboreum isolate Shixiya-1 chromosome 9, ASM2569848v2, whole genome shotgun sequence includes the following:
- the LOC108456859 gene encoding PH, RCC1 and FYVE domains-containing protein 1 → MSRTDRMASDLSRTGPVERDVEQAITALKKGAYLLKYGRRGKPKFCPFRLSNDESVLIWFSGKEEKHLKLSHVSRIISGQRTPIFQRYPRPEKEYQSFSLIYNERSLDLICKDKDEAEVWFSGLKALISRSHQRKWRTESRSDGIPSEANSPRTYTRRSSPLHSPFSSNDSLQKDGRDHLGLHSPYESPPKNGLDKAFSDVLYTVPPKGFFPPDSASGSVHSLSSAGSDSVHGHMKTMAMDAFRVSLSSAVSSSSQGSGHDDGDALGDVFIWGEGTGDGVLGGGLHKVDSCGIKMDSFLPKALESAVVLDVQNIACGGRHAALVTKQGEVFSWGEESGGQLGHGVDTDVLHPKLIDALSNTNIELVACGEYHTCAVTLSGDLYTWGDGMYNFGLLGHGNEVSHWVPKRVNGPLEGIHVSSISCGPWHTAVVTSAGQLFTFGDGTFGVLGHGDRNSVSIPREVESLKGLRTVRAACGVWHTAAVVEVMAGNSSSSNCSSGKLFTWGDGDKGRLGHGDKETKLVPTCVAALVEPNFCQVACGHSLTVVLTTSGHVYTMGSSVYGQLGNPQADGKVPTRVEGKLSKSFVEEISCGAYHVAALTSRTEVYTWGKGANGRLGHGDADDRNTPTLLEALKDKQVKSIACGTNFTAAICLHKWVSGIDQSMCSGCRLPFNFKRKRHNCYNCGLAFCHACSCKKCLKASMAPNPNKPYRVCDNCFNKLRKAIETEASSQSSVSRRGSINQGTSEFVDKDDKVEFKTRAQLARFSSMESLKQGESRSKRNKKLEFNSSRVSPVPNGGSQWGALNISKSFNPVFGSSKKFFSASVPGSRIVSRATSPISRRPSPPRSTTPTPTLGGLTSPKIVVDDAKRTNDNLSQEVVRLRSQVENLTRKAQLQEVELEKTTKQLKEAIAIADEETAKCKAAKEVIKSLTAQLKDMAERLPMGAARSIKSPSFTSLGSNRASGDVSSVSIDRLNGQLVCQEQDSNVLNSQLLSNGSSIASTRSSGHNKQSHIEPATKSGGRTKESESRNENEWVEQDEPGVYITLTSLPGGAKDLKRVRFSKKRFSEKQAEQWWAENRARVYEQYNVRMIDKSSFGVGSEDLAH